In Vibrio pomeroyi, the genomic window ATTGTGCGGGATTCTTTCATGCCCATTACTCGCATCAGAGTTAATGAACTTGGATCAAGGCGCTGCGAAAACGATTAATTTGAAGCGACAGATATCAACAGTATTTGTGGCGAATCAAGAAATAGCTGACTACAAAATCATCGATGAAAATAAGGTTGTGGTTTACGGCGTTGGCCAGGGCACTACTTCAGTGATTGTTTATGATCGAGGTGGAAACGAAATTTATAATGCTGAATTGGTGGTTAACCAAAGTTTAAGGTTGCTGAAGCAAACGCTCATTGCTCGATTCCCCGATGAAAGCGTTGTGGTTTCCAATGTCGGTGATCAAGTGGTCTTAGACGGTATAGTTGGTAGCGAAGAGATCAAACAAAAGATTAATCGACTTGTCGGGGAAATGCTGAAGAAAGATCGTCGCCGTGCAGCTTATGAATTAAAGGATGCAGACGGTGAAGCTGTAGACGAGCTAGAGTACACGGCAAAGTACAATTACGACCAGGTAATTAATAACTTAAAAGTTCTCACCACTGAACAAATTAACGTTAAGCTAACGGTTGCGGAAGTCTCAAGTTCTTTTCTTACTGAGCTAGGTGTTACCTATAGTGATAGTGGTGAGCCGGGCACCTTTGTTAATAAGCTCCTTGATTTTACGGCTCAAGACATTGTTTCTGTTATCTCTGCAAGTGGTGATGACAAAATCGGTCGCGTATTGGCAGAACCCAACCTTTCTGTTATTTCGGGTGAACAAGCCAGTTTCCTTGCTGGCGGTGAAATTCCAATTGCGGTACGAGACGAAGACGGCATTACTATTTCCTACAAAGAATACGGCGTTAAGTTAGCCATGGTAGCCAAGGTTACTGACACGGAAAACATCCGCTTAACCTTGATCCCTGAAGTCAGCTCCATTGATGAATCGAACAAAACAACGACGGGTCTAATCTCAGTCCCTTCTTTGCGAACTCGACGAGCTCAAACAACGGTTCACTTGAAAGACGGTCAAAGTTTTGTACTAGCGGGGCTTTTGACATCAGAAGAGCGTGAATCGTTAACCAAGATTCCAATTTTGGGTGATATCCCAATCTTAGGTGCCCTTTTTAGTCACACTTCCACAAACCGTTCTAAAACTGAATTGATCATAGTTGCGACCGTTAATCTGGTTGATCCCGTTGAGCAGGAACAAGTCAAGTTGCCAAGTTTTAGACGCACAAGTGACCTTGAACGATTGCTAAGAATAGATCTCTCAGATCTCGATGAGCCGGAGCTTGAAAACACGATAAACCAAGGAGGGTTCAACTAATGAGATGGATCGTTATTACTTTAATCGCTTTGATTGTTTCTGCTTGCACCCACGTTGATACATCCAACTCTAGTGTGATTGAGCAACTAGAAGAGCGTTTTGAATTTGATATGGCGAATGGTGAAGATTCAATGTCTCGCTCTGTGGCTTTTATCCGAGAACTCAATGCAAGAGAACCGAAAGCAATGTTCTACGTTAAGTATAAGCCTGATGCGAGTGAGTTTATCGCTAAGTTACGCGATAGATTCAAATCAGAATCTATTGCGAAAGACCGTTATAAAGTGGAGCTTGCTGATAATGACCAAGAGAAAAATATCCTGATCATAGGCCGATATGTCCGAATTAAAAGCAGTGATTGTGGAGTGATGGTGTTCTCGCAACGAGAAGATTATCAATTTGGTTGTAGTGTTGAGCATAACCGAAACATCAGCTTGGTTAACCCAATTAAGAAGGCGAAATAACTATGGACTTGGATATCTTGTTTCGTAATTCGTCTTCGAAAATGAAGTCGACAGTTGAGGCTACCGATCTGATCGTTTCAGACGATAGCGCCTTAACTGAATCGATCAATGATCTATATGCGATTGAAGGATTCCCAAAACCGCTTGAAGTCACTGATATTGATTTAGATGGTGTTTGGAATCAGTCAAACATCAAGCTTAACCATGTTGTGCTCGATCTGCGAAGTGCTTCTAATGTTATTGAACAAGTCTCCGAGATTTCGATTCGTTTAGACGTGAATATATCTTTGCTCGTCCTATGCGACGTCGACTCTATAAAGCTGCGCAATCAAGTGCATGCTTTAGGTGCGACTTATGTGTTATGGGATCCAGAACTTGATGCGTTACTTGCGGCAATTAAAACGACGCAAGAGGGAGAAAGTGCTGTAAAGAAAACTCGCGTTGCTAAACGTATATTGGTTTTAGGAACCAAAGGTGGAATTGGTGTGTCTTGCATAAGTTCCGTTTTAGCGCACTCCTTAGCAGAGCAAGCGAATTTAAAGACACTGCTAGTGGATCATGATTCCGGAGCGCTAAACAGCGATATTTATATTGGTGTAAAGGGCTTGAAAGCCAAGCACAACAGCATTGATTTAAATCAGATCGATATCGACAGTGCGATAGCAAGAACCTATGTGCATGGTGTTAAAGAGAAGCTAGATTATTTGGTTCTCGAGAAGAATGTCGCTTGTCTTTCTGATCATGCATCTACGTTGTACAACCTTTCCAATCAACTGATTGATCAATATAACTTTATTATCGATTCAGCGCCGCTGTCTTGCTACGAAGAGATGCACGATCAGGAGTTATCAGATAAGTATCACCGTATCTTTATTGTTTGCGAACCTTCGGTCTCTTCATTGCGTTCATATAACTCGTTGAAAAAGAAGATCGGCAAATCTGAACACCAGGTTATTTTCAACCTGAATAGGCCCGCGAAGGATTTCATGGTGACACTTGCAAGTGCGAAAGAGCGGATCAAAGCCAAAGATAGCATTGATTTTATGTATGAGCCGTCATTAGAAAAGACAGTGGTTCAGCAAGGGATTAATGAGTTGCTTAAGTCTAAGTCATCGACGGCCGTTTTGAGCATGGTTGCCACGTTAACAGGCAAGAAAATTAAAACCAAATCACGCTTCAGTTTGTTTAGAAAATGAATCAATTAAAAGAAATCTACATCCAACTTCGGGATGAAATCTTCGATGCGTTGGACGCAGCGACACTTGTTGAAATAAGCAATCAAGAGCTAGAAGAGCAGCTTAAAGATTCAGTCAATATTCTTATTGATAAGAAGCAGTTGCAAGTGAGCTCATTGAAACGTGTCGATTTAGTCAAAGCATTGCTCGATGAGTTGAAAGGCTTAGGGCCACTTCAGGCATTAGTCGATAACGATGATATATCGGATATTATGATCAACGGGCCATCGGATATATTCATTGAAATCAATGGCAAAGTTGAACAGTCTCCGATTCAATTTGTAAACGAAAAACAGCTCAACACTATTGCTAAGCGAATTGCTTCAAATGTGGGGCGTCGTATCGATGAATCTAAGCCGCTTTGTGATGCACGTTTGATGGATGGCAGCCGTGTCAACATCGTGATACCTCCACTTGCAATCGATGGAACTTCTATCTCTATTCGTAAGTTCAAAGAGCAGAAAATTAAGCTTGAGAACCTTGCAGAGTTTGGTGCTATGTCAGTTGAGATGGCTAAGCTTTTGTCCATTGCGAGCCATTGTAAATGCAACATATTGATATCAGGTGGTACGGGTTCAGGAAAAACAACGCTACTCAATGCATTGTCTGGGTTTATTGGTGAAACGGAACGCATCGTTACTATTGAGGATGCAGCTGAATTGCAGCTTCAAAAACCTCACATTGTGAGACTCGAAACGCGACAAGCAAGTGTAGAAGGGACGGGAGAGATTACCGCTCGAGACCTTGTGATTAATGCCCTTCGTATGCGTCCTGACAGAATCATTGTTGGTGAGTGTCGTGGTGGAGAGGCCTTCGAGATGCTTCAAGCGATGAACACGGGCCACGACGGGTCGATGTCCACATTGCACGCCAATACACCGCGAGATGCGATTGCTCGTACAGAGAGTATGGTGATGATGGCTACCGCCAGCCTGCCGATATCGGCAATACGTAGAACTATCGTCAGCGCAGTCGACCTTATCGTTCAGGTAAAGCGTCTCCATGATGGTAGCCGTAAGGTGATGTACATCTCTGAAATTATCGGAATGGA contains:
- a CDS encoding CpaF family protein — protein: MNQLKEIYIQLRDEIFDALDAATLVEISNQELEEQLKDSVNILIDKKQLQVSSLKRVDLVKALLDELKGLGPLQALVDNDDISDIMINGPSDIFIEINGKVEQSPIQFVNEKQLNTIAKRIASNVGRRIDESKPLCDARLMDGSRVNIVIPPLAIDGTSISIRKFKEQKIKLENLAEFGAMSVEMAKLLSIASHCKCNILISGGTGSGKTTLLNALSGFIGETERIVTIEDAAELQLQKPHIVRLETRQASVEGTGEITARDLVINALRMRPDRIIVGECRGGEAFEMLQAMNTGHDGSMSTLHANTPRDAIARTESMVMMATASLPISAIRRTIVSAVDLIVQVKRLHDGSRKVMYISEIIGMEGDSVVMEDIFRYEASSNFKDGKMEGEFRTPGLSTRSVIYERAKFFGLEQAVREIFT
- a CDS encoding AAA family ATPase; this encodes MDLDILFRNSSSKMKSTVEATDLIVSDDSALTESINDLYAIEGFPKPLEVTDIDLDGVWNQSNIKLNHVVLDLRSASNVIEQVSEISIRLDVNISLLVLCDVDSIKLRNQVHALGATYVLWDPELDALLAAIKTTQEGESAVKKTRVAKRILVLGTKGGIGVSCISSVLAHSLAEQANLKTLLVDHDSGALNSDIYIGVKGLKAKHNSIDLNQIDIDSAIARTYVHGVKEKLDYLVLEKNVACLSDHASTLYNLSNQLIDQYNFIIDSAPLSCYEEMHDQELSDKYHRIFIVCEPSVSSLRSYNSLKKKIGKSEHQVIFNLNRPAKDFMVTLASAKERIKAKDSIDFMYEPSLEKTVVQQGINELLKSKSSTAVLSMVATLTGKKIKTKSRFSLFRK
- a CDS encoding ATPase, whose translation is MRWIVITLIALIVSACTHVDTSNSSVIEQLEERFEFDMANGEDSMSRSVAFIRELNAREPKAMFYVKYKPDASEFIAKLRDRFKSESIAKDRYKVELADNDQEKNILIIGRYVRIKSSDCGVMVFSQREDYQFGCSVEHNRNISLVNPIKKAK
- a CDS encoding type II and III secretion system protein family protein, which translates into the protein MTLKNKNIALLLCGILSCPLLASELMNLDQGAAKTINLKRQISTVFVANQEIADYKIIDENKVVVYGVGQGTTSVIVYDRGGNEIYNAELVVNQSLRLLKQTLIARFPDESVVVSNVGDQVVLDGIVGSEEIKQKINRLVGEMLKKDRRRAAYELKDADGEAVDELEYTAKYNYDQVINNLKVLTTEQINVKLTVAEVSSSFLTELGVTYSDSGEPGTFVNKLLDFTAQDIVSVISASGDDKIGRVLAEPNLSVISGEQASFLAGGEIPIAVRDEDGITISYKEYGVKLAMVAKVTDTENIRLTLIPEVSSIDESNKTTTGLISVPSLRTRRAQTTVHLKDGQSFVLAGLLTSEERESLTKIPILGDIPILGALFSHTSTNRSKTELIIVATVNLVDPVEQEQVKLPSFRRTSDLERLLRIDLSDLDEPELENTINQGGFN